DNA sequence from the Flavobacteriales bacterium genome:
AAAAATATAAATCCACAATCTACAAATGCCTATTTGTATCCATAGACTGGTGTAAAACACGAATAATGAGAATACAATCAGGAGTTTCTTTCAGGATAATGCGATGTTTTTGGATGGTGTAAGTTTTATATGAAACATTACCCTTTTTGAGTTTCTTGAACATAACATTTTGAATGTTATGGAAAGATTGACTTATTTGTTGAGCGTATTTGTCGGCTTGTCCGATTCCCCAATTTTCAAATGTGTAAAGCCAAATGTTTTTTAAATCTGCTATTGCAAGACTGGTGATTTCAACCTTTTACTTATTCATTTGTTTAGCGTATCATGTCTTAATTCTTTAAAAAAGACATCAATATCAAAATCTTTAACAATTCCGCTTTCTTCCCCTAGTTTTACGGCTTCCCAAAAAGCTTTTTCTTTTCGTTCTTCTTCTCGTAATTCAGAAAGTTTATTAAAAATAATAAGTTGGTTCTCTTGAGATAAAGAAGCTAAACGCTCAAAAAAATCATTTTTATCTACATTTAATGCATACATGCTTACAGTATTTAGAGTTTTCATAGTGCGTTGTTGTTTAGTATCACTATGATACTGTCAAAATTACGGAAAATTCACTAATTTTTTCATATTGAACAAGTAATGGTATTATTTGCATAAAAAAAGCTCACTAAAAAGTGAGCTTATAATTTTTGACATCAGGAAAAGATTATCCAAAAAGAAGCACGGTAGCATAAGCTGAAACGCCTTCTTTTCTTCCTTCAAATCCTAGTTTTTCTGTTGTTGTTGCTTTTACAGAAACATCTCGGAGTGGTATGGAAAGTATTTCTGAGATTATTTTACGCATTTCTGGAATATAGGGCTTTATTTTCGGACTTTGTAAAGCCACAGTCGCATCTATATTTCCTATTTCGAAATCTTCTTCTTTTAGTAATTTTGCTACGTCTTTTAAGAGAATTTTACTGTCAATCCCTTTGTATGCAGGATCTGTATCAGGAAAATGTGTTCCAATATCTCCTAAAGCTGCAGCACCTAATAATGCGTCACAAATGGTATGGAGTAGGACATCTGCGTCTGAATGACCTACAGCTCCTTTGTCATGATCTATTTTTAAACCTCCAAGCCAAAAGTCATAACCCTCTGCAAGCTGGTGAACATCATAACCAAAACCTACTCTCATTTTTGCTTTTTTTTCACTCATACCTGTTTAGACTATTTTTTGTCTTTTTTATCCTTCTTATCATCTTTTTTCTTGTTGTCTTTCTTCTGATTTTTTTCTTTCAGAGAAGAACCTTTTCGAGAGTTCTGTTCTTCTTCAGAAGGAGCGTTTGACATAAAGGCATCTATGTCTATTCCAAGTGAGAAACGAAGGGTACTTTTTAGTGGGTGTTGGTTATTGGTTAAGGTAAACAAATAAGCCATGTCTAAGCTTGCTTTTTGAAGTTTGATTCCTAAACCTGCACTCATATATTGACGATTACCTTTTATTGGGTCTTCGTAGAAATAACCTGCTCTAAATGCAAATTGGTTGTTATACCAATATTCCATTCCAATACTAAAATTGATTTCTTGGAATTCATTTTCACCTTCTGGCGAGTCATTAAATGAGCGGAAGATTCCGTCTACAACAGATAATTGACGAATTTCTTCGTTCTTTTTTGTATCAAACTGCGGGGTTGGTACTAAAAGTTTTGTCATTTCTCCACTTATAGAGAATCGGTTGAATTTATCAATATCCATGTGTAATCCTGCTCCTAATCTCATAAGTGCTGGCATGAATTCACTTTGAGCATCATCATCCGTATATTTTATTTTCCCTCCTAAGTTGGAAATATTCAATCCTGCTGTAACAACACCATCTTTTCCTGCTAAGTCAATTTTTTTAGATTTATAGAAAAATCCGATATCAGCAGAAAGAGAATTTGCAGGAACATAAATTGTCCCATCAAGAGAACTATTTGCTCCAGAGGCAAGGTCAGACCTTAAATATCTTAATACCACACCGGCTGAAAAACGACGTGAAAGCTGCAATCCATATCCTACATCCAGAGCCAATTCTGCTGGGTAAAACTGTGTTGGAGCATCATCTTGGTGTTGTCTGAAATTTACTTCTCCTAAAGAAAAATATTTAAAGCTAAAGTTTAGTGTAGAACGATTATCAGGCTTATAAAAAAAGTCAATATTTGAGATAAATACATCATTAACCAATTGAGAAAGCCAAGGTGAATAACTTACCGAAGCTCCCATTTTCTTTTTGAGGAAAGCAGATTTTGCAACATTCCAATACATACTATTTGCATCTGGCAAGGTAGCAACTCCTTGGTCTCCCATAGACGCTCCACGGGCATCAGGAGAGATTAATAAATAAGGAACAGCAGTAGAAACTACATTTACTTTATCTTGGGCAAATGCTGTGGTGCTTGTAAGTAAAGCTGCCACGGCTATATTTTTAATGATTTTTTTCATTGGTCTTTTCTAATTTACTTTAAAGTAACGCGCAAATTTATGTTTTATTTTTACGATTTTTACTTTTTTGTTTTATAATAGGAAATCTTGATTTCAGTTTGATCTCAAATAAAATCCTCAAGAAGGATTAGAAATCAGTATTTACTCATCTGTTTTGAAATTTATATCAAATACAAATATAAGCTTTTACTGATAAGCTTTTCCTTTTTTCGACTAACGAACTAATACCAATCTTTCTGTTTTGTATTCACTTATCCCAGATTTGGAGCTTTGAATACTCAGGCGATAAAGATACATTCCACTACCCAATTCTACTCCAGACGAGGTGGTTCCGTTCCAAGAAAACTCTTGATTGAGTACGGCAGGCGCATCACTAATGTCTTTTGAAAATTCGGCGACTCGTCTTCCCTGTAAATCATAGATAGATAAGTTTACCTGAATATCTTGCCCGTACAAATTGTGCTGAAAACTAAAATGAGTGTTTCCTTGCATAGGGTTGGGATAATTAAAGAGATCTGTAATAATAGATGTGGCATCGTCCACTACTTGGAATTCAATAGTTTTTTTACTGGAGTTATTATAAGTATCCCAGGCTTTTAAAGAAAGTGTATGAAGTCCGTTTTCTAAATTATAAAGTGGGTAATTAACGGTTCCTGCTCTAAAATCTCCATTTGTAGCTTCATAAAAGTTATTGAGTATAATCGGTTTTGCACTTTGCTCGTCTATAATTGCAGTAATATCATGCCCAATTCCGAGTCCTACGGTATTGATTCCATTTTCATCAAAGAGTTGTGCAAATATTGCTGAATTATGAGTAACCATTCCTCCATCAATAAAGGTAGAATCATTCATAAATAAAGAAATATCGGGACCTTCATTGTCTTCGGCAGGGTTTGGATTTACGCCTCCCACATAAGCAGTGGTGTCATATCCAAAGGCTTCTTCATCTGATAATTTTGCAAATAGTTGTACTTTTCCTTTCCCCATATCAAGATTGATATCTTTTGGAACTACAAAGGATATTTTAAAATCTCCATTTTTTATTGGTGCGTTCCCTTTGAAGATGATATTTTTTTGTGTTAGGAAATTCACCGGAGGAACATTCAAATTATCATTTCTAAGGGTTTTTTCTGTCTGCCTTTTATCAAAAACAGTAATGGATGCTATTCCATTCTGAATAATTTTATTGTCATTGATATCAGTTAAAATACCTTCGAGGCTTACCTTTTCCAGTGCTTTAATTGTATCGGCAGATGCATTGCTAATATCTTGATTGTTGATTTTAGTAAGACGCATTTTATTTTTTGGAAATTTAAGTCTTACGGCTGGGTCTCCTATGAGAATAAAACGTCTTCTGTTGTGTTTGGTAGTTCCATTTTTGATTTGATAAAGCAATTCCCCTACGGTATATTGTTTTCCTACTGTAGTGTCTATTTTCCCTAAATGATTATAGAATACTCTTGATAAATTCTCGGCATCACCAATTCCTATCGCTCTTGTTGTGGTAAGTAAAGCTATGGCACCACCATTGGGGTTGAGTGCTACATATTCTCCTGCTGAAACTCTGTTTGGATCGTCATAGCGTGTAAATTCACAAGTGGTTGTTATAAAAAGAGGAAGTTCTTTTTCGTTAGTCCAGCTGTTGATATCATCAATATTCAAAATTCTTTCACTTGCCCAACCTTTTTCTCCTCCGTGTCCGTAATAGTGTACAATTAAGGCACCACCATCTACTGCTTTTTGAATTTCGTTTTCTACATCTGGATATCTTTGTCCACCTACGGAGTTGATTTGTTTATAAGCATCAGCGTAAATTTTATTGACATTGATTCCCGGATTTTTCTGTTGATATTTCTCTATTGCTTGGTCTGCTCCTAGAGCCAATAAGCGTTCCCAGTTTTCGTTTTGATCTACATCATCAGCAACAAGGGCAACTTTTGTTTGCCACTCACCTTGGTTCTCTTTAGCTTCATATCGTTTTATTTTTCGAACGGCATCTTGTGCTTCTTGTTTATTCCTTACAATTAATCGCCCTATAGGAATATCAATAAAATTATTCACTGTTGAAAGCGCTCCGCCATCATTATCATCGAGTAAAGCAAAATAATCATCAGTAGCATCGGTAACTTTCACTGTAAAATAATTTGGGTTTGATATATAAGTAGGAACAAAGTCAGACTGGAAACCATGGATGGATTTAAAGTCATAACTGGCATCTCCAAAAAATAGAATACCTTTTGGAAGTGTTTTTGAAGTTTTATTACGCACATAGAGCATGTGTATAAAGTTTCTTAAAGCAGTGGGATCTTTCGTTCCCGAAGAAAATTCATTATAAATATCAAACACATTTACGGCAACACCATTATAGTTATGTGTTTCTTTTCTATAGTTTACTAAGTCTATTGCTTGATCTTTCCAGTTAGGATGATAAATCACCACATAGTCCGTTTGTTCTATTTGGTGTAAGTTTTGGTTCGGAATTTCTTGAATAGCTTCAATAGAATAAGTATTACTATTATTGAACACTGCAAAAGATTGTAGTTTATTACTCCCAGAAAAGATTTTTTGATTCTGAATTTCTAGATCCTGAATATTGTTTTGATCACTTATTTGCCAAATCCTATAGTTATTTCCTAATACCTGATAATTTACTCCATTTGCAATTTGTCTTTGGTCTTTGTTTGAAAAAGTGAATTGCTTATTATAATACTGTAGTTGTTCTTTAAACTCTAAACTAATTTTATCTAGGTAAGCAATGGCTCCCACTTGTCCTTTTTTATCATAAGCGATATCAAAAGATAATTTATTATTGTTTAGAATAACGTTTTCTGTTTTGAAACGATAGACTCCTTCTCCACTGTCATCTAAATTTTTAGAAATACCCAAACTCATCTTAACTGCCCCATTCTCTAAGAGATCAATGGTGGTTTCCCCATTGCTTCTTGCCAGCCCGTGTAAATTTATTCGTACAGGAGTATTGGTTGTTCTATTATTATTTCCAACATCAAAACTTAGTTTTGAAACAGCTTCTAGACGTTCTCCTAGCCATTTCCTTCCCGAGTGTTTTGGGTTGTATAGTTCATTTTCATGTGCATATAAAAAATCATACTCACTGAGTGTTGTATTGCTGTTTTGAAAATTTGACTTTGGAATTCTTTTTCCATCTACTCCTTCAAATTTCAGAAAATAATACGCTGTGGTATCATAAAAGTGATTTTCGTAAGTATAATAATTACTTGTTGTATCAAATTTCCAATCATGTAAACCATTACTATAGAAAAGCACATAGTCATTTGCATCAAAACTATTGTCGTTTCCATCCACTACCTCTATCGCCATTTCTTCTAAGCCAAAAGGTAATTCTGGAGTTAGAAATTCATTGAGCATCCCTTGATGATTCCCATAAATTTTTAGTTTTTGTGGCTCAATTGTGTTTAGGTCAATTCCTGCACTCTGAAGTTTAGTTCCTGTTATTTTATATACCCCTTTTCTACTCGCAGCAATTTTATAGACAGATCCATCTTTTAGCGGACTATTATTAGGATAGTTCCAAGTAGCCACTTTTTTAGTAAAAAGACGGTTTTTTTTAAAGTGTATATGAAACTTAATTTCCGATATTTTTTGTTCTTCAAATATTCCAGGAAAACTTACAAAAAGGTACGATTGTTGATTTTGATACCCAGTTTGCCATTTTAACTTAAAATTTTCACGAGTCGAAATTAACTTCTTTTCATTTGGAAGTAAATTTTTTGTTTCTAAAATTTCGAAAGTAACATTTTCTACATTTTGCCCTTTTTTAAGCTCAATTTTATGAGTGAAGTAAGGTGTTTTTCTTAAATAATGAGAGGCATTTTTATGATAAATAACAGTGTCGTTATAGTTGTTTATATCTATAAAACCATTTGTTTGCCAATGTATTGAGAATGCACTTTCTTCTGTTTGAGCAAAAGCTAAACAAGAAAATGCTAGAAAAAAACTGAATAAAATTTTCTTTAGATACAACATAATATTTTCGCTATTTAGTCAGAAAATGTTTTTGAATAGAACAATATTAAAACTAAATATCCAATACAAAATTGTATTTCGGTAACAAAAACTTAAAAATAATTTGTATAATTGTGAAGTGAAAATAAAGAAATGATGGCAAGACAAAAGAATCTTTTTTTCCTTACCGTATTATTTTGTTATATGTTTTTTGGATCTGCTCAAGCACAAGATCCTGGTTTTTCGCAGTTTTATGCGAATCCTTTATATCTAAATCCAGCATTGGCTGGGGCGGGAGGATGTCCAAAAATTCATGTAAATGTACGAGACCAATGGCCGAGTCTCCAAGGAACTTTTATTACCAATAGTGTATCTTATGATAAACACCTTCCAGAAATTAATAGTGGATGGGGTTTTCAAGTTCTGTACGATAATGCAGGTTTAGGATTTTTAAACACGGTGAATGCAAATTTGATGTATTCTTACCAATTGAAAATTAACAAAAAGTATTATGCACTTTTTGGTGCGCGTCTTGGGATGCATTCTCGCTTCATTGACAAAAGTCAACTACTATTCCCAGATCAACTCTCTAAAAAAGGAGTGGTACTTGAAAGTAGTCAAGATTTGAATAATATCAACGATTCTAAAATCACAGAAGATATTGGTCTTGGTGGAATCTTTTATGCAGATATCTTTTTTGTAGGATACTCTGTAGATCACCTTACACAACCAATCACCTCTTTTTTAAAGGATTTTGATCAGCAAAATAAACAGTTTAATGCTTCGGGAAGATTACCGATGAAACACACTGTGCATGGAGGAGCGAATTTTTCAGTTTCTGGAAACAAAAGAAAAGGATTGATAGGAGATGGTCCATTTATGACCGCAGGTTTTGTTTATCAAAATCAAGGTGCGGCTGACCAATTTAATATCGGACTTTCCTTGACCAACAAAAGTATCTCAGGAGGATTATGGTATAGAACTACTTCAGAAAATTCTGACGCAGTAATTGCTATACTTGGTTACTCATGGAGAAACTTAAAAATAGGGTATTCTTATGATATCACCATCTCAGAACTGAACCGTTCTGGAGGGGCTCATGAACTATCTGTAAGAATTCAATTACCATGTAAGGAGAAAGTAAGAAAGATACAACCGCTTACTTGTCCGATTTTTTAAAAAAGAAAACTGCTAAAAAAAGAAATAAACCCGATATACAATGAAAAAGAACATTTTTCTAGGATTTATAGCCATTTCAGCCTCAGTATTACTTACTTCTTGTGGAGGTACTAGTAATAGTAAAGTCGTTCATTCTGCCACAGGATGGCCTGTGAATAACACCGATGCTGGAGGGTTTACTGCCAATTTGAGTACTACACAATACGTTATGCCAGGAATGGTACCTATTGAAGGAGGAACCTTTACAATGGGACAAACTACAGATGATTTCCTTGGAGATCATAATATGACACCTCGTCAAGTTTCTGTAGCTTCATTTTTTATGGATGAAACAGAAATTACGAATATTTCTTACCGTGAATATCTTTTCTGGTTGAATAGAGTTTACGGAGAGTCGTATCCAGAAGTGTATCGTAATGCTCAACCTGATGAAAACGTATGGAGAGAAAATCTTGGTTTCAATGAACCAATGATTGATAACTATCTAAATCACCCAGGGTTCAACTATTACCCAGTAGTAGGAGTTAGTTGGAAACAAGCCAATGATTATTGTAAATGGCGTACAGATCGTGTAAACGAAAGAATGCTTATTGCAGTAAAAGGTTTGAAGTGGAATAAAGATCAGTTTGATGATGATAACTTCAATACAGATGCTTACTTAAACGGAAAATACATTGGTGAGCAGGATAATGGAATCAGAGATTTCCAAAACCCTGATAACCGTGAAGGTCGTCAAGGAAAAATGTCTGATGGAGTTTTCCAACCAGGTTACCGTCTTCCAACAGAAGCTGAGTGGGAATATGCAGCACTTGGTCTTATCGGGACTTCTGTAGAAGGAAATGTAAACCAAGGACGATTCTTTGCAAGAGGAAAAAGTAGAGGTAAAGCAAAAAGACACCTAAGAGTTTCTCATGGTGAAAACAGAGGAGTATTCTTAGCAAACTTCAAAAGAGGAAAAGGAGATAATATGGGAACTGCAGGATGGTTAAACGATGCTGGTGCACGTACTTCTGAAGTGAAAACATATCCTCCAAATGATTTCGGATTATACGATATGGCAGGAAACGTGAACGAATGGGTTCTTGATGTTTACCGTAATGATAGAATGGTTCTTAATGACTTTATGCCTTTCCGTGGAAATGTTTACACAGAGCTTAAAAGAGATGAAGAAGGTTTCGTAGCTGATGTAGATTCTCTAGGTAGAATTGCAAGAGTAGAAACTTCTGATTTCGAGAATAGAACAAACTATAGTAAAGCCGATAATAGGAACTTCAAAGATGGTGATCAACAATCATCTATCTATTACGAAAGAGGGGCTTCTGAAGACGGTACTGCACTTGTTTATGATGCCAATGCAACTTTGATTAGCAATACTACAAGAGTGTATAAAGGTGGTTCTTGGAAAGATAGAGAATACTGGTTATCTCCAGCTACAAGAAGATTCTTGGATGAAAACCAAGCAGCTTCTGATATCGGATTCCGTTGTGTAATCGATAGAATGGGATCACAAGCGATTCGTTATATGAAATAATTGAACTTTCCTTAGCGAAAGAATACAAGATAAAAGCCAGACTATATTCATAGTACTGGCTTTTTTTATGAAATTTGTTTTATGAAATTACAAACACTTTATCAGTTATTCTTAAAATCCAATGGTGTATCTACAGATACCCGAACAATCACACAAGATCAAATCTATTTTGCCTTAAAAGGAGATAATTTTGATGGAAATCAATATGTGCAAAAGGCATTGGATCAAGGAGCTCTTGTAACGATAATAGATGATGAAAATGTCAAAAAAGAGCAGTTTGATAAACAGATTCAGGTAGTCTTGGTGGAAAATGTTCTCAGAACACTCCAAGACCTAGCCAGATGGCATAGAAAACAAATTGCCATTCCTATTCTTGGTATTACTGGAACAAATGGTAAAACGACTTCAAAAGAACTTTGCAAGGCTTTTTTTGAAAAGAAACTCAATGTGTATGCAACACCTGGGAATCTAAATAACCATATCGGTGTTCCATTGTGTTTGTTAGAGCTTACTTCCCAACATGATTTTGCCATTATAGAAATGGGTGCAAATCACCAAGGAGAAATTAAAGAATTGAGTGAGATTGCATTACCAGATTATGGTTTTATAACCAATATCGGTAAAGCGCATTTGGAAGGTTTTGGTTCACCCGAAATTATTCAAAAAACCAAGAAAGAACTGTTTGACTTTATTGTTGATTCAGGCGGATTTTTCTTCTATAATTGCGAAGAAGAAAAGGTAGCGGAATTCGCAAAAGAATATTACAAGAGTATTCCGTTTAGCACTGAAGAAAGCGTAGAACGAAAATTTAAAATTTTACCCAATATAATGGCAACAATCGAAATTGATGGTAAAGAAATTCCTTCTAATCTTTTTGGCGATTATAATGCAAAAAATATGGCGGCGGCTTATTTTATTGGTAATTTCTTCGATCTTGATCTCGATACTTTTGCACTAGCCATGAAGGATTATCAACCTCAAAATAACCGTTCTCAAAGTCAAAAAACCGATAAAAATCATTTAATTGTTGATGCCTATAACGCGAACCCCACGAGCATGAAGTTGGCGGTTGAAGCTTTCTTGAATTCACCAGTTACACATAAAGTTTTAATCTTAGGAGATATGTTTGAACTAGGAGAGGGATCTTCGTTTGAGCATATTAAAATTTTGAAGATACTTCAAGAAAGTATGAACTCAAATGACCAAGCGTTCTTAGTGGGAGAAGAGTTTCTGAAGGTGAAAATAGCGGCTCAGAATTTACATTTTTTTGAGTCAAGAGAATTTTTACAAGAGTTTTTAAGTACTAATTTATTGGAAAACAAAAGTATTCTTCTAAAAGGAAGCCGAGGAATAGGATTAGAAAAAATTATTGATTTACTCTAAAATGACAGCAGGTTTTACGATCGGTAAAGGAGCGATTTTGGCTTTTGCTTACGCAAATTATGATTATGTCTGTTTCCTAGATTCTCACGAATATCAAGAGGGTTTTGGGAAAACTCAATTTGACTGGGTGATTGGTGCAAGTGAGAAAATAGATACAAATTTTGATATCCAAAAACTGCAAGAATTACCAAAGAATGAATTCTATTTTCATCATTTCTCCTATGATCTGAAGAACGAATTGTATGATAATTTACATTCAAAAAATCCCAAGAGAATTAACACCCCTTTGTCTGTATTAATGAAACCTGACTGGGTTCTTGCTTCAAAAAACGGAGAACTTATTCTGATAAAAGAACCCGATTTTGATCTCAAACAAATAGATCAGTTAACAAATGCGGGCTTGAAGAAAAACACACATTTAGAATCTCTGTGGACAAAAGAGCAATATGAAAGTGCTTTTTTAAATTGTATGAATGAGTTACAGCAAGGAAATATTTATGAAGTAAATCTATGTCAAGAGTTTGTATATCATAATTTTGAGGAGAATCCTACAGAAGTCTTTTTAGAGATTAATGACAAGGCAAAGGCTCCTTTTTCTAGTTTTTTTAAGATAAAAGAACATAGTTTACTCTCTTTTAGTCCTGAGCGTTATCTGTATAAAAACAATAAATATATTCAATCGCAACCAATAAAAGGGACTCGTCCAAGGGGTAGGAATATTACAGAGGATACGCAGTTTATTGAAGATTTAAAGAGTAGCTTAAAAGAAGTTTCTGAAAATACCATGATTGTTGATTTGGTTAGAAACGATCTCTCTCATTTTGCTGAAAAATCAAGTGTGAAAGTAGAGGAATTATGTGAGATTTATACATTTCCCCATGTTCATCAAATGATCTCTACAATTTCTGCTGAACTCAGAAAAGAATCTGATTTTTGGAAAGCATTTTTTAAAGCATTTCCAATGGGTTCTATGACGGGAGTTCCTAAAATAGAAGCCATGAAAATAATAGAAAGAGAGGAGGATTTCCAACGTGGAGCTTACGCTGGCTCTATTGGTTTTTCCTACCAAGAAGCGGCAGATTTTAGTGTGCTTATCCGAACATTAATTTATGATTCTGTAAGTGAATTAGCTACTTTGCCAGTGGGTGGAGCTATTACGATAAGGGCTGAAGCCGAAGAAGAATACGAAGAATGTTTAGTGAAAAAGTATGGAATAGAAAAAAGTATCCTCCGCTAAACGATCTGTAGAACGGAGGAGCAATTACTTACCGAATAATTTTGTAATTGAAAGAGCCTTTAAGGGTTCTGAACTCAATAATATACGCTCCACGTGTAAGTTGATCTAAAGAAATTAAGCCTTCACTAGGTATGTCAATCAGGACTTTTCTTCCAAAGGAATCGTATAGCAATACCTCAGTAATTGTTTCAATGGGATAATGAAGTAAATGTTTTGTATAATTATAAAATATTTTATTAGTGAAATAATCTTCTAGAGCAAGGTCTTGTATCGTGATCGTTTTTGTAATCGTGTCACTTTTATTACATTTTGTAGCAATAAGTTGAATGTCAAAATTCCCCGAAGATTGATACACATGCACGGGTGCTTTATCAGAAGAAATTCCACCGTCTCCAAAATTCCATTGATAGGTAGTTGATCTCTCAGAAAGGTTTGTTAATTCCACAATTGTATCATTTTTTATGGAGAAATTAAAATCAGCAATTGGGTTATATTTCCCCACATTCCATAAGGGTAAATTATTATAAACGATGTGCTCAACAGCTTGAATGATTTCTTGTTTATCGCTTTGTGATACTCCATTTGGAGCATAACTTGTCATCAGTGGTTTTTTATTAAATAAAATGGTATAAAAAGTTTGAGCAGCTACATAAGATCCTAAAAGAGAAGGATGAGACTCATCAGGTGAATACAATTCTATTCCAGTATTATTATCTCTTAAATAACGCCAAACTGCACCCACAGGTGAAATTAAAGATTGCGTATTATTTGCCATAAAGGTATAACGGGCACGCAGAGAATCATCCATACCTTCATAGGTGCAAAGCCACGGTGCAACAGCGCAATTGTTGGCATCACCATTTTTTCTTCCCCATGTCATAAAAAATACGGGTTCAGTACATTCGTTATTGTCTTTTATGGTATTTACTAATTGAACAGCATAAGGATAAGTCTGGTTCATAAATTGCCCTGTGGGAAACGAGGGTTCTTGACTTTGTGCTTGAATACTTACAAAATCCCAATTTTTACTATTAATCAATTGGGTTAATTGTTGATTTGTTGCATGCTGCTGTAAGGGAGCTCCTCCAGGTGTATGACTTTGGATTTCAAGTGTGTCTTGGTAAGAAAGTGCTATTTGCTTAGTAAGATCGGGTAAATTGTGGTAAAAAGTATAGCTATTTCCTATAAAAAGAATTGATTTCGATTCTTGGGCAACTACTAAAAATCCAAAAAATAAAAAGAATGAAGTAAGAAATGTATTTCTCATAAAAAAGATAAATAAATGGACAAAAAAAACCTCCGTACTTTTTGAAATACAAAATACGAAGGTTGTAAAGGTATGAAAAGTAAAAGAACTGATTTTGCCTTATCTCACTAAGATCTTTTTTGTTATCTGTTCTTTGCGTGAATTTTTTAGTTGGAGATAATATATTCCAGGTACTAAAGAAGGAGTCTTTAAGGCTTTTTGAGAATGAGCATCTATTTCTCCAAAGTACTGAATTTTTTGCCCTAATGTGTTCATTAGTTGTATGTCTAATGTTTCATTTAGGTTGTTGTGAATAAAGATATTTCCATTTTTTTGTGAGACAATAAGTTTCTTGGAATCTATTTCTTCTAAGCCAATATTTTTTTCAATATATACGCAATAATCCTCTGTTTGTCCCACATCTTGAAGGTTTAATCCACAGGCTTTTGCTATTTTGTTTTGTCTAATCGCGATTCTCAATCTCGTAACGCCCAAAGCGGCATTTTGAGGAATTGTGATATTAAAGCTTTGAGTAGAAAGAGCAAAACTGGCATTGAGTATTTGTTCAGCAGTAGTAAAAAGACCATCTTGATTGAAGTCAATCCAAGCAATTACAGAATTGTTTGAAAAAGTGGGCTTTGTTGTTTTTATTTGTAGCTGATAGTTTTTATTTTGTTTGAGAACAACAGATCCTAGGTGCGTAAAGTTTTCATACCCTATTTTAGCGGAGCTTAAATGAATAAAAGTATCTATTTTTACTTGTGTAATATAAGAACTACCGCCATATTGATTTCCTACTTCACAATAATCTAAATCTTGACAGTTTCCACAGCCTTTTGTTGTCCATTCAATCATTTGGCTATTTGTAAAAGCATTTCCACACGGTACACGAACGTACCCTGTATATGTTTCACAT
Encoded proteins:
- a CDS encoding PKD domain-containing protein yields the protein MRNTFLTSFFLFFGFLVVAQESKSILFIGNSYTFYHNLPDLTKQIALSYQDTLEIQSHTPGGAPLQQHATNQQLTQLINSKNWDFVSIQAQSQEPSFPTGQFMNQTYPYAVQLVNTIKDNNECTEPVFFMTWGRKNGDANNCAVAPWLCTYEGMDDSLRARYTFMANNTQSLISPVGAVWRYLRDNNTGIELYSPDESHPSLLGSYVAAQTFYTILFNKKPLMTSYAPNGVSQSDKQEIIQAVEHIVYNNLPLWNVGKYNPIADFNFSIKNDTIVELTNLSERSTTYQWNFGDGGISSDKAPVHVYQSSGNFDIQLIATKCNKSDTITKTITIQDLALEDYFTNKIFYNYTKHLLHYPIETITEVLLYDSFGRKVLIDIPSEGLISLDQLTRGAYIIEFRTLKGSFNYKIIR